The sequence AACGGAGAGTACATGACCTGGGCGACTGACCGCTACGAAATGCGCCAGCTCCCACAGTTCGCCGACGTCCCGCCACGACAAGATCTGGGCCACCGCGTCGGCACCGGTGATGAAGAACAGCTCGGCGTCGGGCCGCTCCCGGCGGATGTCGTGCAGCGTGTCGATCGTGTAGGTCGGCTTCGAGCGGTCGATGTCGACCCGGCTCACCGTGAACCGCGGGTTCGATGCGGTCGCGATGACCGTCATCAGGTACCGGTGCTCGGGTGGCGTGACCACCTCTTTGTACGAGGGGCGACCGGTCGGCACGAACACGACCTCGTCGAGATCGAACGACTGGGCGACCTCGCTCGCCGCCACCAGGTGGCCGTGGTGAATGGGGTCGAATGTGCCGCCCATCACCCCGACCCGGGGCCGGCGACCCTCACCCGACATTGCGCGATCGACCCCGCTCAGTGCGCGGCGTGGTCGTCTCCGCCGTGCCGAGCGGCGTACGCCTCCGACTTGTGGCGGTGGCGGTTCGCGACATCGCGGTACGAGTAGGTGACAGCACCCAGCGCGAGGAGGATGACGAGCGCGATGAGCCCGTAGAAGAAGGGATCCATGGGCAGCTCGCGCGCGTGTACCGTCTCAGCGAAGACCGCGGTCACCAGGCTCATTCGGGGTGTTCCTTTCGTTTCTCGCGTACCGGCCGTCGGGCGGCGGCGCGCACACGACAGTCTAGTGGGGCCGTCACTCGCGTACGTGGCCCGCGCCGCGCACGATCCACTTCGTGCTGGTCAGCTCAGGCAGACCCATGGGCCCGCGGGCGTGCAACTTCTGGGTCGAGATCCCGACCTCGGCCCCGAACCCGAACTCGGCGCCGTCGGTGAACCGCGTCGACGCGTTGATCATGACGGCCGCCGCGTCGACCTCGTTGAGGAACCGCTCCGCGTTGCCCAGATCGTTCGTCACGATCGACTCGGTGTGCTTGGTCGAGAAGCGCCGGATGTGCCGGAGCGCGTCGTCCATCGAGTCGACGATGCCCACCGACAGGTCGAGGCTCATGTGCTCGGTGGCCCAGTCCTCGTCGGTGACGGGCACGGCTTCCGGGCGGATGGCCCGCACACGGTCGTCGCCATGGACGGTCACTCCGGATGCCTCGAGGCGGTCGATCACCGAGGGAAGCAGCCGATCGGCGGCGGCGCGGTGCACGAGCAGGGTCTCGAGCGCATTGCACACGCTCGGGCGCTGCACCTTCGCGTTGTGCACGAGCTCGACCGCCCAGTCTTCTCGGGCGCTCTCGTCGAGGTACATGTGCACGACGCCTGCACCCGTCTCGATGACGGGGACCTTCGCCTCGTCGACGACGGCCCGGATGAGCCCCGCGCTGCCGCGCGGAATCAGCACGTCGACGTAGTCGCGGGCCTGCATGAGATGCCTCGCGCCGGCTCGGCCGTAGTCGTCGACCGTCTGCACGGCGTCGGCGGGGAGGCCGGCCGCCGCGTACGCGTCACGCAGCAGCTGGACGAGGACCCGGTTCGTATGCTCGGCGGCGGTACCGCCCCGGAGGACGACGGCGTTGCCGCTCTTCAGGGCGAGCGCCGCGATGTCGATCGTGACGTTCGGCCGCGCCTCGTAGATCGCGCCGACGACACCGAGCGGCACCCTGACCTGGTCGATGCGGACCCCGCTCGGGAGCGAACGGCCGGAGACCGTCTCGCCGATCGGGTCCTCGAGCCGCACGACGTCGAGCACGGCGTCCGCCAGCGCTCCGATGCGCCGCTCGTCGAGCCGGAGCCGGTCGAGCAACCCGTCGGCGAGGCCTGACGCGCGCCCGGCCTCGAGGTCCTCCTGGTTCGCCGCGACGATGTCGGATCGACGTTCGCGGAGCAGCTTCGCGACCTGCTCGAGCGCGGCATCCTTCTCGGCCGTGGTCGCGATGGCGAGCCGGTAGGACGCCTCCTTCACGGCGGCGAGCCGGGCATCGAGACGAGCGGGATCGAGTTCGGGATGCGCCATGGTCTCAGTCTAGGGACGCGTGGCCGAGCCCGAATCCTCGTGACGCTCGGTCGCCGGCTCGAACCAGGTGCCGAGCTCGCGCCCGGCGAGCGCGTCGGCCACGAGCGGCGTCGCGGTGATCAGCACCGCGGTGCCGGCGGCCGCGGCGATCCGCGCCGCGGACACCTTCGTCTCGGCACCGCCGGTGCCGACACCGGCACGGCCCGCCGCCCCGATCTCGATGCCCGCGAGGTCGTCGCCGTAGGGGACGTGCGCGATCCGTTCGGCGCCGGGCAGGTGCGGCGGCCTGGTGTAGAGCGCGTCGACGTCGGAGAGGAGCACCAGCAGGTCCGCCGCGATCAGCTCCGCGACGAGCGCCGCGAGCCGGTCGTTGTCGCCGAACCGGATCTCGTGCGTCGCGACGGTGTCGTTCTCGTTCACGATCGGCAGGATGCGCAGCCCGAGCAGGCGTTCCATGGCGCGCTGCGCGTTCTGGCGCGGCGTGGGGTTCTCGAGGTCGCCGGCCGTGAGCAGCACCTGCCCCGCGAGGATGTCGTGCCGGTCGAGACTCGTCTGGTAGCGCCACATGAGCACGTTCTGGCCGACCGCGGCCGCGGCCTGCTGGGTCGCGAGGTCGGTCGGCCGGCCGCCGAGGTCCAGGAACGGGATCGCGGTGGCGATCGCACCGGATGACACGAGCACGACCTCGGCCCCGCGCTCGTAGGCCTCGGCCAGGGCGTCGACGAGCGGCTCGATCTGGCCGGCGTTCTCGCCGCTCACCGACGACGAGCCGACCTTGACGACGATGCGGCGTGCGCCGGGGATGTCGGAGCGGCTCCGCGGGGTCACTGTTCGCTCTCCCCCTCGTCTTCGTCGGACCAGAGTCCGGCCTCGCGTTCGCGCTGCAGCTCCGCGCGGGCCTCGGCCTTCGCGTCCATGCGATCGTGGTACTCCTGCTTGCGCTCGGCGCGGGTGGCGCGACGCTGGTCGTCGAGCCGCACGTCGGTGCCGCGCGGGGCGGTCATGAGTTCGGCGGTCGAGGTGAGCGTCGGCTCCCAGTCGAACACGACGCCGGCACCCGCGCCGATCACGACCGTCGATCCGGCAACCGCGCCGGCACGCACCAGCTGGTCCTCGACGCCGAGCTTCGCGAGCCGGTCGGCGAGGAAGCCGACGGCCTCGTCGTTGGTGAAGTCGGTCTGCGCGACCCACCGCTCGGGCTTGCCGCCCAGCACCCGGTAGGTCGTGCCGTAGGTGCCGCCCTCGGCCCGCACGACGAAGTCCTGCTCGTCGACGGCCTTCGGCCGCATGATGATGCGGGGACCTGCCGGTGCCGCCGCCGCCTCCCGACGCGCCTCGTCGACGATGTCGCCGAGCGCGAAGCCGAGCTGGCGCAGCCCCTCGTGCGACACGGTCGAGATCTCGAACACGCGGTAGCCGCGGGACTCCAGCTCGGGGCGGACGA is a genomic window of Agromyces protaetiae containing:
- the nadD gene encoding nicotinate-nucleotide adenylyltransferase, giving the protein MSGEGRRPRVGVMGGTFDPIHHGHLVAASEVAQSFDLDEVVFVPTGRPSYKEVVTPPEHRYLMTVIATASNPRFTVSRVDIDRSKPTYTIDTLHDIRRERPDAELFFITGADAVAQILSWRDVGELWELAHFVAVSRPGHVLSVSGLPEQHVSLLEVPALAISSTDCRSRVRRGFPVWYLVPDGVVQYISKHHLYRSVE
- a CDS encoding glutamate-5-semialdehyde dehydrogenase — encoded protein: MAHPELDPARLDARLAAVKEASYRLAIATTAEKDAALEQVAKLLRERRSDIVAANQEDLEAGRASGLADGLLDRLRLDERRIGALADAVLDVVRLEDPIGETVSGRSLPSGVRIDQVRVPLGVVGAIYEARPNVTIDIAALALKSGNAVVLRGGTAAEHTNRVLVQLLRDAYAAAGLPADAVQTVDDYGRAGARHLMQARDYVDVLIPRGSAGLIRAVVDEAKVPVIETGAGVVHMYLDESAREDWAVELVHNAKVQRPSVCNALETLLVHRAAADRLLPSVIDRLEASGVTVHGDDRVRAIRPEAVPVTDEDWATEHMSLDLSVGIVDSMDDALRHIRRFSTKHTESIVTNDLGNAERFLNEVDAAAVMINASTRFTDGAEFGFGAEVGISTQKLHARGPMGLPELTSTKWIVRGAGHVRE
- the proB gene encoding glutamate 5-kinase → MTPRSRSDIPGARRIVVKVGSSSVSGENAGQIEPLVDALAEAYERGAEVVLVSSGAIATAIPFLDLGGRPTDLATQQAAAAVGQNVLMWRYQTSLDRHDILAGQVLLTAGDLENPTPRQNAQRAMERLLGLRILPIVNENDTVATHEIRFGDNDRLAALVAELIAADLLVLLSDVDALYTRPPHLPGAERIAHVPYGDDLAGIEIGAAGRAGVGTGGAETKVSAARIAAAAGTAVLITATPLVADALAGRELGTWFEPATERHEDSGSATRP